The following are encoded together in the Triticum dicoccoides isolate Atlit2015 ecotype Zavitan chromosome 6B, WEW_v2.0, whole genome shotgun sequence genome:
- the LOC119326632 gene encoding uncharacterized protein LOC119326632 — translation MKLPDLPWMLLPSTSTPMFFVPVTRCLHKIWLPAALKSGMLCGSSGPWIFISLGYPERQFIVYNLCNGEKRGRIDLPVTILDKEGMTHEVWVEMAALSRPPSTAGYTVAAVVGIGESLVHTIATWESKDDHWTEIGTVEDGVFDMLFYQGSFHFLTSNEDLIRLVPEGLSFRMERYHVKFRSSKPIDDYYEAQEKGYILSRYLVESTAGHLLFAVKVTHDSKKTFDIKLLRLSVDDAGQARWAHYKNTADEMIYLGQASSVSCVSQGEPTIHFLDDRLVKSEDGVDHYYRWDMGGLQPHVLQVGWYAYRTPNEESRFCYRGPDDIGATDIPTPVWCKPQSGGSTTD, via the coding sequence ATGAAGCTGCCAGATCTGCCATGGATGCTCCTTCCTTCAACCAGCACTCCGATGTTTTTTGTACCTGTGACTCGGTGCCTGCACAAGATCTGGCTTCCGGCTGCACTTAAGAGTGGGATGCTGTGTGGGTCATCGGGGCCATGGATATTCATCAGCCTCGGGTACCCGGAGCGCCAATTCATTGTATACAACCTATGCAATGGAGAGAAGAGAGGTCGCATTGACCTGCCGGTGACGATACTGGACAAGGAAGGTATGACTCACGAGGTCTGGGTTGAGATGGCAGCCCTCTCACGCCCCCCTTCAACCGCTGGGTACACGGTGGCTGCAGTGGTAGGCATTGGCGAATCCCTTGTTCACACCATAGCGACGTGGGAGTCCAAGGATGATCACTGGACTGAGATTGGAACTGTGGAAGATGGGGTGTTCGACATGTTGTTCTATCAGGGCTCCTTCCACTTCCTCACGTCCAATGAAGATCTGATCAGGCTTGTTCCGGAGGGCCTCTCATTCAGAATGGAGCGTTATCATGTTAAGTTTCGCTCCAGCAAACCGATTGATGATTACTATGAAGCTCAGGAGAAAGGTTACATACTGAGTAGGTACCTGGTGGAGTCCACAGCAGGACATCTTCTGTTTGCCGTGAAAGTTACGCATGATAGCAAGAAAACATTTGATATCAAGCTGCTGCGTCTGTCTGTTGACGATGCCGGCCAAGCCAGGTGGGCCCATTACAAGAACACAGCCGATGAAATGATTTACCTAGGTCAGGCTTCCTCAGTATCTTGTGTCAGTCAGGGTGAGCCAACCATTCATTTTCTTGATGACCGTCTGGTGAAGAGCGAGGACGGGGTGGATCACTACTACAGGTGGGACATGGGAGGGTTGCAGCCCCATGTCCTCCAGGTTGGCTGGTACGCTTACCGAACACCAAACGAAGAATCCAGGTTCTGCTATCGAGGACCAGACGACATAGGAGCGACTGACATACCAACACCAGTTTGGTGCAAGCCCCAGTCTGGTGGTTCTACCACTGACTGA